One window of Lytechinus variegatus isolate NC3 chromosome 2, Lvar_3.0, whole genome shotgun sequence genomic DNA carries:
- the LOC121407671 gene encoding insulin-like growth factor-binding protein complex acid labile subunit, translated as MANCAPCFISVLAAVEFFLMHILPLTNNAPAEDYRWNPRNCSFINSSHGLSVNCKNKGLSDVPPHLPKEATLLDLSKNNLTILHNSSFEDVPNLVSLIASENPISFIETKTMWPLTKLRSLLLISCHLQTMSPLLFIKNNLLTRLQLRRNHLNVIPSETLSVITRLSAMELSYNRIRGLNFDGYPIHHNLKRINLMLNSIEEVHPSDFLPLQNSSISFLSLASNKIKKLHRYAFHHLHSIKSLHLEGNQLNSFDIQPFLGMTSIGELSVYGCEIYQLLPLGNASYQNESIPSVSILQMRGNMIKNVPTGSFWGFTRLQTLVLRENKIRTFGNQSFCLLRSLRELDISNNDIESIPAQTFACLPRLMKLNVSHNFIRTLSPLSFNGIPRITFIGLSHNTIVDLNSDKTVWTLETLLKLDISNNDIRSISQSIFKGLTYLTELNLSFNPCYFYSAKAFKDLPNLERLLLFNQKKIYLQTTFQQLHTVLYLDISNAQVKASRYSIEQFVNMTHLHDLHIKRAQLTSGDLYDDISNQSLFTGLYSLKKLHLRENYLHSLDSRVFNNLPNLFYLDMKNCRILELRPTLFHSLPSLAILYLSGNKLVKISEDTFHGLFYLRVLYIQNNSLHGLETTTFAQNSRLTDLYLPGNQISIIKPGTVLPSNNSLRLDVSRNPFTCGCSLTWFRQWLDTADIDFRHPNQTVCSSTSLKELNNKPILSFQPKDHCGVNIVLIAVLSFSGLLVVMLAMLAYHKRWWLNHKLFLLKLAVVGYEEMEEEFNADNYHYHLNLMFQETEQEWVNQIMKPVLEERLPHLQNIIFGDEDLHLGMYYVNALYDAIDNSFKTVLLISNQSVKDAWTMTKLRMALEHVNDTAFDKVILIFIEEIEDENMPYLVRLFLSRNKPYMLWTDDADGQELFWAQFERSMSTNRAINNAIPL; from the coding sequence ATGGCAAATTGTGCCCCGTGCTTTATCTCAGTGCTGGCAGCAGTGGAGTTTTTCCTTATGCATATTCTCCCTTTAACAAACAATGCACCTGCAGAGGATTATCGTTGGAACCCTAGAAACTGCAGCTTCATCAACTCAAGTCATGGACTATCGGTCAACTGCAAGAACAAAGGGCTTTCAGATGTCCCACCACACTTGCCTAAGGAGGCCACACTCCTGGACCTATCTAAAAACAACTTGACAATCCTGCATAATAGTTCATTTGAGGATGTCCCAAATCTTGTTTCTCTGATTGCTTCTGAAAaccccatttcatttattgaaacCAAGACTATGTGGCCACTGACAAAACTGAGATCCCTCCTGTTGATTTCTTGTCATCTCCAGACAATGTCACCACTGCTCTTCATAAAGAACAATCTGCTTACAAGACTTCAGTTGAGACGAAATCATCTGAATGTAATACCTTCCGAAACGCTCTCAGTCATTACAAGACTGTCGGCGATGGAGTTAAGTTATAATCGGATACGTGGTCTCAACTTTGATGGGTATCCAATACATCATAATCTAAAACGGATTAACCTTATGTTAAATAGCATTGAAGAAGTTCATCCGAGCGATTTCCTCCCTCTGCAAAATTCTTCCATCTCATTTTTGTCATTAGCCTCAAATAAGATTAAGAAGTTACACAGGTATGCATTTCATCACCTGCATTCAATTAAGAGTCTACATCTAGAGGGCAATCAGCTGAATTCTTTTGATATTCAGCCTTTTCTAGGTATGACATCGATTGGAGAATTATCCGTCTATGGTTGTGAAATCTATCAGCTTCTTCCGCTTGGCAATGCATCATATCAAAACGAGAGTATTCCATCAGTATCTATTCTTCAAATGAGAGGTAATATGATAAAGAATGTACCCACTGGTTCATTTTGGGGTTTTACAAGACTTCAAACCCTTGTTCTgagggaaaacaaaataagaacatTTGGTAATCAATCATTCTGTCTGCTTAGATCTCTTAGAGAACTGGACATTTCCAATAATGATATAGAATCGATACCAGCTCAAACATTTGCTTGCTTACCCAGACTAATGAAGTTGAATGTGTCACACAATTTTATAAGAACTCTTTCGCCACTGTCCTTCAATGGAATTCCAAGGATAACATTTATTGGACTGTCCCATAATACAATTGTAGATTTGAACAGTGATAAAACTGTTTGGACTCTTGAAACCCTCCTTAAACTTGATATATCAAACAACGATATACGTTCCATTTCTCAAAGTATATTTAAAGGGCTCACATATTTAACAGAATTAAATTTATCTTTCAATCCATGCTATTTTTATAGTGCCAAAGCATTCAAAGATCTTCCAAACTTGGAAAGATTACTACTGTTTAATCAGAAGAAGATCTATCTACAGACTACCTTCCAGCAACTTCATACAGTCCTTTACTTGGATATTTCAAATGCTCAAGTCAAAGCTTCACGATATTCAATAGAACAATTTGTCAATATGACTCACCTTCATGATCTACATATTAAGAGAGCACAGCTGACAAGCGGTGACCTCTATGATGACATCAGCAATCAGTCTCTATTTACTGGACtctattcattgaaaaaattgcACCTCAGGGAAAACTACTTACATAGCCTGGACAGCAGGGTGTTCAACAACCTTCCAAACCTGTTCTACCTTGATATGAAAAACTGTAGAATTCTTGAACTGAGGCCAACATTGTTCCATTCTCTGCCCTCTCTTGCTATTTTATACCTCAGTGGCAACAAATTGGTGAAGATTTCGGAAGACACATTCCATGGTCTCTTTTACTTGAGGGTGCTTTACATCCAAAATAACAGCCTCCATGGTCTGGAGACAACAACGTTTGCCCAGAATTCAAGACTTACTGACCTCTATCTTCCTGGAAATCAAATCAGTATCATTAAACCAGGAACAGTTTTGCCATCGAACAACTCTCTTCGGTTGGATGTATCCAGAAACCCATTCACTTGTGGATGTTCGTTGACATGGTTCAGGCAGTGGCTCGACACAGCTGACATTGATTTTAGGCATCCAAACCAAACAGTGTGCTCCAGTACTTCATTGAAGGAACTGAACAATAAACCCATTCTTTCATTCCAGCCTAAAGATCACTGCGGAGTGAACATTGTTCTCATTGCAGTTCTTTCCTTCTCAGGTCTCCTGGTTGTTATGCTGGCCATGCTTGCATACCATAAACGATGGTGGCTGAATCACAAACTCTTCCTCCTCAAACTTGCTGTCGTTGGCTACGAGGAAATGGAAGAGGAATTCAATGCTGACAACTACCATTATCATCTCAACCTAATGTTCCAGGAAACAGAACAGGAATGGGTCAATCAGATCATGAAACCTGTCCTGGAGGAGAGGTTGCCACATCTGCAGAACATCATCTTTGGAGATGAGGATCTTCACCTGGGTATGTACTACGTCAATGCACTCTATGATGCCATCGACAACAGCTTCAAGACAGTCTTGTTGATCAGCAACCAGTCTGTGAAAGATGCCTGGACAATGACCAAGCTCCGCATGGCTCTGGAGCACGTCAATGACACGGCATTTGACAAAGTCATCCTGATCTTTATAGAGGAGATAGAGGATGAGAACATGCCATACCTCGTCAGGTTGTTCCTGAGTAGGAACAAACCTTACATGTTGTGGACGGATGATGCAGATGGGCAGGAACTATTCTGGGCCCAATTTGAAAGAAGCATGAGTACAAACAGGGCTATAAACAATGCTATTCCACTGTAA